The Candidatus Saccharibacteria bacterium genome has a segment encoding these proteins:
- the dnaN gene encoding DNA polymerase III subunit beta, translating to MKVEVTQANLNKALSIVGRVAGGRTSLPILSNVLLSVEDNQLKLAATNLEVAITQHIGAKVSEPGSITVPARLMSDFINSLPDSNIQLSVEENKLSIKAKGYSSTINGVSSEEFPSIPIVSAKNPLVITGKNLKGVIAQTIVAASSDEARPVLTGVFTYVHEGSLLAVATDSYRLAEKVIQVKTNLNELSVIVPAKTFAEIQRIVSDEDSVQLHFDDVQMLVEVGDVQIVSKLIDGKFPAYKQLIPEKSDVSFKIERKELLNATKVAALFARESAGSITLEVSEDDNSVSIASVASQVGNNNSTLSTTVKGSGSVTLNSRYLIDALNAINDQELTFRFSGSTNPCILEPTGEEKQNYLHVVMPLRS from the coding sequence ATGAAGGTAGAAGTTACCCAAGCAAATTTAAATAAAGCACTATCGATAGTCGGCCGTGTTGCTGGTGGTAGGACTTCTCTTCCAATCTTATCGAATGTACTGTTGTCGGTTGAAGATAATCAGCTTAAATTAGCTGCCACAAACTTAGAAGTAGCAATTACGCAGCATATTGGCGCAAAAGTAAGTGAACCTGGCTCTATTACGGTTCCAGCTCGGTTAATGTCAGATTTTATCAACAGCCTACCAGACAGCAATATTCAACTAAGCGTAGAAGAAAACAAACTTAGCATTAAGGCCAAGGGTTACTCATCAACAATTAACGGTGTTTCGTCAGAAGAGTTCCCTTCTATTCCAATAGTTTCTGCAAAAAACCCACTTGTTATAACTGGTAAAAACCTCAAAGGCGTTATTGCTCAGACCATTGTTGCTGCATCAAGCGACGAGGCCCGACCAGTTCTAACTGGTGTATTTACCTATGTTCATGAAGGCTCACTACTGGCTGTTGCCACGGACAGTTACCGATTAGCTGAGAAAGTGATTCAAGTAAAAACCAATCTTAACGAACTGTCGGTAATCGTGCCGGCCAAAACCTTTGCAGAAATTCAACGAATTGTGTCCGACGAGGACTCAGTACAACTGCATTTTGACGATGTGCAAATGTTGGTAGAAGTTGGTGATGTGCAGATTGTTTCTAAATTAATTGACGGTAAATTCCCGGCGTATAAACAACTTATTCCAGAAAAAAGCGATGTGAGTTTTAAGATCGAACGTAAGGAACTATTAAATGCAACCAAGGTAGCAGCGCTGTTTGCCCGCGAAAGCGCCGGTAGTATTACGTTAGAAGTTTCTGAGGATGACAATTCAGTTAGTATTGCCTCGGTTGCTAGTCAAGTTGGCAATAATAACTCCACCCTATCAACCACCGTTAAAGGCTCTGGTAGTGTAACTTTAAATTCACGGTATTTGATCGACGCCCTTAACGCCATTAACGACCAAGAACTTACATTTCGATTTAGTGGAAGCACAAACCCCTGCATTTTAGAGCCAACCGGTGAAGAAAAACAAAACTATCTTCATGTCGTGATGCCTTTGCGTAGCTAG
- a CDS encoding DNA replication/repair protein RecF, with the protein MIKSIRLQNFRCFNDKSFDLDPGVNLIVGKNGIGKTTVIEAIYCVLNGGSWRGKDDNLIQHTKDWARVDLLLRDKSKLSLTLDNRTGRLVKKQLINNEPKKTMSLKTVLFEPEFILTFTSQPDKRRNWLDDLIERTHPNFKQIRNNYKRALSQRNRLLKQPTFSSDSIFVWNLKLSEYGAQIAQYRASIIEDIQGTLSSAYNSVSGGTDTVTALYQNQFPVESYSTAHLQKLEDAIEKDKIVGFTTSGPHREDIVFKLNNELVLQTASRGEVRSLAMALKKIELQLLKDETVIELFDDAFSELDSVRSSRLLQNEQNQTIVTSAETRKIGHSIKLVAT; encoded by the coding sequence ATGATTAAATCAATAAGATTACAAAACTTTCGATGTTTTAATGACAAATCCTTTGACCTTGATCCAGGCGTAAATTTAATTGTTGGTAAAAATGGAATTGGTAAAACCACTGTTATTGAAGCAATTTACTGCGTATTAAACGGGGGTTCGTGGCGCGGTAAAGACGATAACCTTATTCAACACACAAAAGACTGGGCTCGAGTAGATCTTTTGCTTCGAGATAAATCAAAACTATCACTTACTCTCGACAATCGAACTGGACGACTTGTAAAAAAACAACTCATAAATAACGAACCAAAAAAAACCATGTCCTTAAAAACAGTCTTATTCGAACCAGAATTTATTCTTACATTCACTTCTCAACCAGATAAACGGCGTAACTGGCTTGATGATCTGATTGAGCGTACACATCCTAACTTTAAACAGATTAGAAACAATTACAAACGGGCGTTATCACAGCGTAACCGACTACTGAAACAACCGACATTTAGCAGTGATTCGATCTTTGTCTGGAATTTAAAATTAAGTGAATACGGAGCTCAGATTGCCCAGTATCGAGCGAGTATTATCGAGGATATCCAGGGCACTCTTAGCAGCGCTTATAACTCCGTTAGTGGCGGCACAGACACAGTAACAGCTTTATATCAAAACCAGTTTCCTGTTGAATCGTATTCTACTGCTCACCTACAAAAACTCGAAGATGCTATCGAAAAAGACAAAATTGTTGGCTTTACGACTAGCGGGCCTCATCGAGAAGACATTGTGTTCAAACTTAACAACGAACTAGTACTACAAACTGCTTCCCGGGGCGAAGTTCGCTCACTTGCCATGGCGCTTAAAAAAATTGAACTACAGTTATTAAAAGACGAGACAGTTATTGAATTATTTGACGATGCGTTTAGCGAGCTCGACTCTGTCAGGTCATCGCGCTTATTACAAAATGAACAGAATCAAACTATTGTTACAAGTGCTGAAACTAGAAAAATTGGCCACTCTATAAAATTGGTAGCCACGTGA